One genomic window of Desulfosporosinus sp. Sb-LF includes the following:
- a CDS encoding metalloenzyme: MHMVMIFLDGFGLGTKDDNPIVAAKTPVLDELLGGHLLWGKRCITHNKTVLRPLDPTLGLPGTPQSATGQTTLWTGLNAAKALGYHLRAYPNGPLAEMIAEKSIFRQLAEVGKRGMFANTFTDAYDQAVAKGKRTHTASTLSAKAGGVRLRRVADLAKGLAVYHDMTNELLVQLGERVSVISPFEAGRNLGNLALNYDFTLYEFFQTDVKGHKQLWEEAISLVEQIDSFIGGFLSVAREGVDLALVLTSDHGNIEDFSVQGHTTNSVPALCWSDKLVDWPEWNTLEEVTPGIIKLLTQKES, encoded by the coding sequence ATGCACATGGTTATGATTTTCCTTGATGGTTTTGGCCTGGGAACGAAAGACGATAACCCCATTGTGGCAGCGAAAACTCCTGTACTCGATGAACTGTTGGGAGGGCATTTACTTTGGGGGAAACGCTGTATTACTCATAATAAAACAGTGCTAAGACCGTTAGACCCCACCTTGGGATTACCAGGAACTCCCCAGAGCGCCACAGGTCAGACAACACTTTGGACGGGTCTAAATGCTGCTAAAGCGCTAGGATATCATCTTCGTGCATATCCTAATGGGCCTTTGGCTGAGATGATTGCCGAAAAGAGCATCTTTAGGCAATTAGCCGAAGTAGGGAAGAGAGGCATGTTCGCGAATACATTTACAGATGCCTATGATCAAGCGGTTGCAAAAGGAAAAAGAACTCATACAGCTTCAACCCTGTCAGCCAAAGCGGGAGGCGTACGTCTTAGACGCGTTGCTGATTTAGCCAAGGGGTTAGCGGTATATCATGATATGACGAATGAACTGCTCGTTCAACTGGGAGAGAGAGTTTCTGTGATTTCACCGTTTGAAGCCGGACGGAATTTAGGAAACCTTGCTTTAAACTATGATTTCACATTGTATGAATTCTTCCAGACGGATGTTAAAGGACACAAGCAGCTCTGGGAGGAAGCGATCAGTTTAGTTGAACAAATTGATAGCTTTATCGGAGGCTTTCTATCGGTGGCCAGAGAAGGTGTTGATCTGGCCTTGGTTTTGACCAGCGACCATGGCAATATCGAAGATTTTTCTGTGCAAGGGCATACGACCAACTCAGTGCCTGCGCTGTGTTGGTCTGATAAACTAGTGGATTGGCCGGAATGGAATACTTTAGAGGAAGTAACCCCAGGCATAATAAAATTACTTACCCAAAAAGAGTCATAG
- a CDS encoding ATP-binding cassette domain-containing protein, producing MLTVRNLVKVFNRGTINEKKALDRVLLELVPNDFVTVIGSNGAGKSTFLNAVAGNFLVDSGEIFIDGKEITRLPAHKRAALISRVFQDPLSGTAGSMTIEENLIMAFRRGKTRRLRRAIGPEERDLFRVKLESLGLGLENRLTHRVNLLSGGQRQALTLLMATLQKPKLLLLDEHTAALDPKTAAKVLELTVDVTERQHLTTLMITHNLDHALAFGNRTIMMHEGRVILDIKGTERSNMTISRLLEMFEKASGSHMNTDRMILA from the coding sequence ATGCTAACCGTTCGTAATTTGGTGAAGGTCTTTAACCGAGGAACCATTAACGAGAAAAAGGCATTAGATCGGGTACTCTTAGAACTTGTGCCCAATGATTTCGTTACCGTAATCGGAAGCAATGGCGCTGGCAAATCAACGTTTTTAAACGCCGTCGCAGGTAACTTCCTGGTAGATTCAGGAGAAATCTTCATAGACGGCAAAGAGATCACACGCCTTCCGGCGCATAAACGTGCAGCCTTAATTAGCCGGGTGTTCCAAGACCCCTTATCCGGTACTGCAGGCTCAATGACGATCGAAGAAAATCTAATTATGGCCTTTCGCCGAGGAAAGACTAGGCGCTTACGACGAGCCATCGGACCCGAAGAGCGAGATTTATTTCGTGTAAAACTAGAGTCTCTGGGCTTAGGACTTGAAAATCGTTTAACTCACCGCGTCAACCTTTTATCCGGAGGGCAGCGTCAAGCCCTGACCCTTCTTATGGCAACATTACAAAAGCCGAAGCTTTTGCTTCTTGACGAACACACAGCTGCCCTCGATCCCAAAACAGCTGCCAAGGTCTTAGAATTGACTGTTGACGTGACCGAACGGCAGCACCTGACTACCTTGATGATCACCCACAATCTTGACCACGCACTTGCCTTTGGAAATCGAACGATTATGATGCACGAGGGCCGTGTGATTCTCGACATTAAAGGGACGGAACGAAGCAATATGACGATTAGTCGTTTGCTCGAAATGTTTGAGAAAGCTAGTGGGTCCCATATGAATACGGATCGCATGATTTTAGCCTAG
- a CDS encoding U32 family peptidase → MNELITKQSQPLELLAPAGSFEAFKAAVENGADAVYLGGRSFNARASAANFDLEELSKAIRYAHERNVRVYVTVNILIADQEFQELLDYLYTLHEIGVDAVIVQDVGVAELIHSILPELETHASTQMTVNTSWGVQHLETLGFCRVVLARETSANEMKVIAEKTPLDIEVFVHGALCVGYSGQCLMSSFIGGRSGNRGTCAQPCRMTYQLVNEEKENLLVQKNSGEHLLSPRDLNLAEELAELKRIGIHSLKVEGRMKRPEYVATVIRLYRQAINRIEDQAEEGPLLTPEEHQELLQVFNRDFTSGYLRENLGAELMSYSRPNNRGTRLGRVARLESGRLFIKLEATLHPGDGIELWTGRGREGVTVGSIWRDKAEVEEGLHGETVQIEFSGIAQPGDRVFKTNDAVLMEKARESFQEGREQRKGPLIMRLSGHVGDKLCLEVMESERRVTVYSANEAQKALKRPLTREYAFQQLSRLGTTPFWLDKLELEIDEGIMLPVSDINEMRRLAVEELLREKPRQRVERQTYRQRVAHWKNRQTEGRASVRKSDVPRISVAVSDAEALQAALKAGAKRVLIGGEHWRSRRSFSLEEIRTSFGSCKKQGIDCVWRLPRVLNQAQSVSLLGDLKKAAEWSEKPKLMISNLGELELMRAVDVDWPFEVDYSLNVFNEASLAYFLRLGANRVTLSPELHHEQLNHLAKWPGVELLAFGDLEMMVSEYCPVGATLGGKKGEHCAKTCLKEPHYLRDRMRYDFPVETDQECRMHLFNVKILNLYEELAQIRRMGISTVRLQLTRQTPGQVRQIVRLFSEAWETINLGKKTSWMSDEGMTELATLFPEGFTKGHFFRGVL, encoded by the coding sequence ATGAATGAACTTATTACCAAGCAATCCCAACCGCTCGAACTCTTGGCTCCAGCCGGAAGTTTTGAGGCTTTTAAAGCTGCGGTGGAGAACGGAGCCGATGCGGTCTACCTTGGAGGGAGAAGCTTTAATGCTAGGGCAAGCGCTGCAAATTTCGATTTGGAAGAGCTGTCCAAGGCTATTCGTTATGCCCATGAACGCAATGTTAGAGTGTATGTGACGGTCAATATTCTTATTGCTGACCAAGAATTCCAGGAACTATTGGATTATCTCTATACCTTACATGAAATCGGCGTCGATGCCGTGATCGTGCAAGATGTGGGGGTCGCGGAGTTAATTCATTCAATTCTTCCGGAATTGGAAACCCATGCGAGCACACAAATGACAGTTAACACAAGTTGGGGAGTTCAACATTTGGAAACGCTGGGCTTTTGTAGAGTTGTGTTAGCCAGGGAGACCTCCGCGAATGAAATGAAAGTGATTGCGGAAAAGACACCGCTCGATATAGAGGTGTTTGTACACGGAGCACTTTGTGTGGGCTATTCCGGGCAATGCCTAATGTCAAGCTTTATAGGAGGGCGGAGCGGAAACCGCGGCACATGTGCTCAGCCTTGCCGAATGACATATCAGCTCGTGAATGAAGAAAAAGAGAATCTTCTAGTGCAGAAAAACTCCGGTGAACACTTGTTAAGTCCCCGAGATTTAAATTTAGCAGAAGAACTGGCTGAGTTAAAACGAATCGGCATTCATTCCCTTAAAGTCGAGGGAAGAATGAAGCGGCCAGAGTACGTAGCAACCGTAATTCGTCTTTACAGGCAAGCAATAAACCGGATTGAAGATCAGGCGGAAGAGGGCCCTTTGCTTACTCCGGAAGAACATCAGGAATTATTGCAGGTGTTTAATCGAGATTTTACAAGCGGGTATTTACGAGAAAATCTCGGGGCAGAGCTAATGAGCTATAGCCGTCCGAACAATCGAGGGACACGTCTCGGTCGAGTGGCTCGTTTAGAATCAGGACGATTATTCATCAAGCTTGAGGCTACTTTGCATCCGGGCGATGGGATCGAACTTTGGACAGGACGTGGTCGAGAAGGGGTCACGGTTGGATCAATTTGGAGAGATAAGGCAGAGGTTGAAGAAGGACTTCACGGGGAAACCGTCCAGATTGAGTTTTCGGGCATAGCACAGCCTGGGGATCGAGTCTTTAAGACCAATGATGCAGTGTTGATGGAAAAGGCTCGAGAAAGTTTCCAAGAGGGACGTGAGCAACGCAAAGGTCCACTGATCATGCGCCTTTCAGGGCATGTGGGAGATAAATTGTGTTTAGAGGTTATGGAAAGCGAGCGTAGGGTCACCGTTTATTCGGCGAACGAAGCTCAAAAGGCTTTAAAAAGGCCGTTGACCCGAGAGTATGCCTTCCAACAATTAAGTAGATTGGGTACAACGCCTTTTTGGCTCGACAAGTTGGAATTAGAGATTGACGAGGGTATCATGTTGCCGGTGAGTGACATTAATGAAATGCGGCGTTTAGCAGTGGAAGAATTGCTGCGAGAAAAACCTCGGCAAAGGGTGGAGCGGCAAACCTACAGACAGAGAGTCGCACATTGGAAGAACCGTCAGACGGAGGGGCGAGCAAGCGTACGTAAGAGCGACGTTCCCCGGATTTCTGTGGCTGTGAGTGATGCGGAAGCGCTTCAAGCTGCCCTTAAGGCGGGAGCTAAGCGGGTGCTCATTGGCGGGGAACATTGGCGTTCTCGACGTAGTTTTTCGTTGGAAGAGATTCGAACTAGTTTTGGAAGTTGCAAGAAGCAGGGAATCGATTGTGTTTGGCGGTTACCTCGGGTCTTGAATCAGGCTCAAAGCGTAAGTCTTCTAGGGGATTTAAAAAAGGCTGCTGAGTGGTCTGAAAAACCCAAGCTGATGATTTCAAACCTTGGCGAGTTAGAGTTAATGCGAGCTGTTGATGTGGACTGGCCGTTTGAAGTGGATTATTCTTTGAATGTTTTTAATGAAGCTAGCCTCGCTTATTTTTTGCGTCTTGGGGCTAACAGGGTGACCCTTTCTCCAGAACTGCACCACGAACAACTCAACCACTTAGCGAAATGGCCAGGAGTGGAGCTTCTGGCGTTTGGGGATCTTGAGATGATGGTGAGTGAATACTGTCCAGTTGGGGCAACGTTGGGTGGGAAAAAAGGGGAACATTGTGCCAAAACGTGTTTGAAAGAACCCCATTATCTGCGAGACCGTATGCGCTATGATTTTCCAGTGGAAACAGACCAGGAATGCAGGATGCATCTTTTTAATGTTAAGATCCTTAACCTTTACGAAGAACTTGCACAAATTCGGCGCATGGGAATTTCGACGGTTCGCTTGCAATTGACTCGGCAAACCCCGGGACAAGTTCGGCAGATTGTTCGTTTGTTTTCTGAGGCTTGGGAAACAATAAATTTAGGCAAGAAAACCTCATGGATGTCGGATGAGGGGATGACAGAGTTAGCAACTCTTTTCCCAGAGGGATTTACCAAAGGGCATTTCTTCCGTGGCGTTCTATAG
- a CDS encoding ABC transporter substrate-binding protein: MTVKKLLAFGLSLVLLLGLVGCGATKSGASTSGDANGEKKALKIGIVQIVEHPALDGARKGFLEALKAGGYEEGKNLTVDYQNAQGDQSVLQSIAQKFSSAKLDLVLAIATPSAQAMASASKDIPILITAVTDPVAAKLVNSMDKPGKNVTGTTDMNPLKEQFELMKKLVPTAKKVGVIYNAGEVNSQVQVAMAKKVAADLGLTVVEATVTTSADVLQAAQSLIGKVDTIYVPTDNMVVSAAQSVVQVANKNKIPVISGESSVVDKGALATIGINYQKLGKQTGDMALRVFKGEKPQDMPIESQKEFDTVFNKATINLLGLTVPEDILKNATFSK; this comes from the coding sequence ATGACGGTGAAAAAGTTATTGGCATTTGGTCTAAGTTTAGTGTTGTTACTCGGTTTAGTAGGATGCGGGGCAACGAAATCCGGAGCGAGCACAAGCGGGGACGCGAACGGAGAGAAAAAGGCATTAAAGATTGGGATCGTTCAAATCGTTGAACATCCTGCTTTAGATGGCGCACGAAAAGGATTTCTAGAGGCACTCAAGGCAGGCGGTTATGAAGAAGGAAAAAACCTCACGGTTGACTATCAAAATGCACAAGGGGATCAATCCGTACTACAATCTATTGCCCAAAAATTTTCCTCAGCCAAACTGGATCTTGTTTTAGCCATCGCTACCCCTTCCGCACAAGCTATGGCAAGTGCAAGCAAAGATATTCCTATTTTAATCACAGCCGTTACGGATCCGGTAGCAGCGAAACTTGTGAATAGCATGGATAAACCAGGAAAAAATGTAACTGGGACCACTGATATGAACCCTCTTAAAGAACAATTTGAACTTATGAAGAAATTGGTTCCTACCGCAAAAAAAGTCGGAGTTATCTATAATGCTGGAGAAGTTAATTCTCAAGTACAAGTGGCTATGGCGAAGAAAGTGGCCGCGGACCTTGGCTTAACTGTTGTGGAAGCGACCGTCACTACAAGCGCGGATGTTTTACAAGCAGCCCAATCACTAATAGGAAAAGTTGATACAATCTATGTACCCACAGATAACATGGTTGTTTCTGCTGCACAATCCGTTGTGCAAGTTGCCAACAAGAACAAAATCCCCGTTATTTCGGGCGAGAGCAGCGTTGTTGACAAAGGTGCCTTGGCCACAATCGGGATTAACTATCAAAAGTTAGGTAAACAAACTGGCGACATGGCCCTTAGAGTCTTTAAAGGAGAGAAGCCACAAGATATGCCCATTGAGAGTCAGAAAGAATTCGATACTGTATTCAATAAGGCAACCATTAATTTACTGGGTTTAACGGTTCCAGAGGATATCTTGAAGAACGCCACTTTTTCCAAGTAG
- a CDS encoding ABC transporter permease, protein MFSQIALGTTEQGLMYAIMVLGVYLTFRILDYADLSVDGSFTLGAATATSLIVGGANPWFATGMAFIVGNLAGLFTGILHTKFKITPLLSGILTMTALYSINLRIMGRANISLLGSRTIFTDFAQLPVMEEYGVFILSLISVVFLGTIIYVFLQTELGLALRSTGDNELMIRSLGVNTDLMKILGLSISNGLVALAGSYVAQNQQFADASMGIGMIIAGLASVIIGEVLVGTSSIGRTIIAVICGGVIYRVIIALVLQLGLAPTDLKLVTSIIVITALISPSFRKKIAAWTAGVKGESA, encoded by the coding sequence ATGTTCTCACAAATAGCGCTTGGTACAACAGAACAGGGTTTAATGTATGCCATCATGGTTTTAGGGGTCTACCTGACCTTCCGAATTCTCGACTACGCGGACTTGTCTGTGGACGGAAGTTTTACACTCGGTGCAGCGACCGCGACGTCGCTGATCGTCGGAGGTGCTAATCCATGGTTTGCTACAGGAATGGCGTTTATTGTTGGGAACCTCGCAGGCTTATTTACGGGGATACTTCACACCAAGTTTAAGATTACGCCTCTACTCTCAGGGATTTTAACCATGACAGCGCTCTATTCTATCAATCTACGAATCATGGGGAGGGCCAATATCTCACTCCTTGGTTCGCGTACCATCTTTACCGATTTTGCCCAGCTCCCTGTGATGGAAGAATACGGTGTCTTTATACTCAGTTTAATATCCGTAGTCTTCCTCGGAACGATCATTTACGTTTTCTTGCAAACCGAATTGGGACTTGCCTTGCGATCTACGGGAGATAATGAACTGATGATTCGAAGTCTTGGTGTAAACACGGATCTCATGAAAATCCTTGGTCTCAGTATATCTAATGGATTAGTAGCTCTTGCAGGTAGTTACGTGGCTCAAAATCAACAATTTGCGGATGCCAGTATGGGGATTGGGATGATTATCGCTGGGTTAGCTTCCGTCATTATTGGAGAAGTGTTAGTTGGAACCTCTTCGATTGGCCGAACTATTATAGCTGTAATCTGCGGGGGCGTTATTTATCGCGTGATTATTGCTCTCGTCTTACAGTTGGGTTTAGCACCGACCGATTTGAAGTTAGTGACCTCTATTATTGTTATTACCGCTTTGATTTCGCCCAGCTTCAGAAAAAAGATTGCTGCTTGGACTGCCGGTGTGAAGGGAGAGAGTGCATAA
- a CDS encoding PhoH family protein, whose amino-acid sequence MPLPENNLLYGFAPKLTVEQRDYVDAIFDYQLVMVNAKAGTGKTTLAVACAKILNKPLTYIFNPVQESAMGFRPGTQSEKESIYHQPLVDALLEINENPSQCVFNEEVLANEAIRRKVSIKRLMDTIWCYPKTPLFLRGTNLKDMTIIIDECQNFTVMELRKIFTRVHDSCKVICIGHSGQVDIPVAKSGFVPYMEHFKDQPYCRIFSLTKNFRGELANWADALPMK is encoded by the coding sequence ATGCCGCTACCAGAAAACAACTTGCTATATGGATTTGCACCAAAATTGACCGTCGAACAACGTGATTATGTGGATGCTATCTTTGATTATCAATTGGTAATGGTTAACGCTAAAGCTGGCACTGGAAAAACAACTCTTGCAGTCGCCTGCGCTAAAATTCTTAATAAACCTTTAACCTATATTTTTAACCCTGTCCAAGAATCCGCAATGGGTTTTAGGCCTGGCACACAAAGCGAGAAGGAAAGTATCTATCACCAACCACTTGTTGATGCTCTCTTAGAGATTAATGAGAACCCATCTCAGTGTGTATTTAATGAAGAAGTGTTGGCAAATGAAGCAATTCGAAGAAAAGTCAGTATCAAACGATTGATGGATACTATTTGGTGTTACCCCAAGACTCCATTATTCCTTAGAGGAACAAATCTAAAGGACATGACTATTATTATCGATGAATGCCAAAATTTCACGGTAATGGAATTGCGTAAAATATTTACTCGCGTACATGATTCATGTAAGGTGATTTGTATTGGGCATTCAGGGCAAGTTGACATCCCCGTTGCGAAAAGTGGCTTCGTGCCGTATATGGAGCACTTTAAGGATCAACCTTATTGCAGGATTTTTTCATTAACTAAGAACTTCCGCGGAGAACTCGCGAATTGGGCAGACGCATTACCTATGAAATAG
- a CDS encoding endonuclease MutS2, which yields MGIEDKVLNKLDFPKVLLRLGEYCILPRAKELAVGLTPYVDYESVRLALQETEEGKNLLRGNPLFSVRGAKEIRPFIERCLRGGVIHGEELLEIRDTLRVGRKIKQLLLESIDVFPGLWEIVLPIEPQKDLEDEISRCIAEDGKVADNASPELAEFRRAIYRLQNRIRESLEGTLRNSAFQKMLQDPIITQRSDRYVIPIKQEYRTAFPGIVHDQSASGATLFIEPMPVVHLGNELREVVLKEQREVQRILQMLSAQIEGRADAVADLHEALAKLDLVVAKAHLSVAMNAGAPELMSGQQIKLVQARHPLIGGTVVPLSLELGIDFDTLVITGPNTGGKTVALKVVGLMAAMTQSGLHIPAESDSRMGVFTQIFADIGDEQSVEQSLSTFSGHMKNIVEIINRSDGRSLVLLDEVGAGTDPTEGAALAMGILADLHERGCRTVSTTHYGALKTFAYDTPRVKNASVEFDTETLRPTYRLLVGIPGKSNAFTIAGRLGLSERVLDRANTFVTEREMQVADLIENLGETHREIELEKQKAKTGRQAVEKQSKALEEKTIRLDEEFEILLALAKDEASELIREAKREADALIEELKAALKKENKQQQDIEKARQGFRRISAKLDHGRQVKRSGSGLSADQIMLGQTVYMTKLRQKGQVVKLPNSNGEVLVQAGIMKVMVPLIELKLAQEEKKVSPKYSRDMGIGMRKAEEIRSEIDLRGMLVEEGTEALDKYMDDAVLGGIGLIYVIHGKGTGAMRAGIQDFLKGHPHVKSFRIGEYGEGDSGVTVVELR from the coding sequence ATGGGAATTGAAGATAAAGTCCTAAATAAACTAGATTTTCCAAAGGTGTTATTACGTTTAGGAGAGTATTGTATCCTTCCGCGCGCAAAAGAATTGGCGGTGGGATTAACGCCTTATGTTGATTATGAATCAGTACGTTTGGCCTTGCAAGAAACGGAAGAGGGAAAAAATCTTCTGAGAGGAAACCCTCTCTTTTCTGTTCGTGGGGCCAAAGAAATTCGTCCTTTTATCGAGCGCTGTTTGCGCGGAGGGGTTATTCATGGAGAGGAACTACTGGAGATCCGCGATACGCTGCGAGTAGGACGAAAGATAAAACAGCTTCTGCTGGAATCCATCGATGTGTTTCCAGGGTTATGGGAGATAGTGTTACCGATCGAACCCCAGAAAGATTTAGAGGACGAAATATCTCGTTGCATCGCGGAGGATGGTAAGGTCGCAGACAATGCCTCCCCAGAACTGGCGGAATTCAGGCGCGCCATTTATCGGTTGCAGAATAGGATTCGGGAAAGTCTAGAAGGAACCCTGCGAAATTCTGCCTTTCAAAAGATGCTTCAGGACCCTATTATTACGCAACGTTCAGATCGCTATGTGATACCGATTAAACAGGAATATCGCACGGCTTTTCCCGGCATCGTCCATGATCAATCAGCGAGTGGAGCAACTCTCTTTATTGAACCCATGCCCGTTGTCCATTTGGGTAATGAACTGCGAGAAGTGGTTTTGAAAGAACAACGTGAAGTCCAACGAATTCTCCAAATGCTTTCAGCCCAAATTGAGGGACGCGCAGATGCGGTTGCCGACCTTCATGAAGCCTTGGCCAAGTTAGATCTTGTGGTTGCCAAGGCTCATTTAAGTGTGGCAATGAATGCAGGTGCACCGGAATTGATGTCTGGGCAGCAAATAAAGCTCGTCCAGGCTCGGCATCCGTTGATCGGTGGGACGGTTGTTCCACTTTCTTTAGAGTTAGGGATTGATTTCGATACGTTAGTGATTACCGGCCCAAATACCGGAGGAAAAACAGTGGCTCTCAAAGTGGTCGGACTAATGGCAGCTATGACTCAGTCAGGCCTGCACATTCCGGCGGAAAGCGATTCTCGTATGGGAGTATTTACCCAGATCTTTGCAGATATTGGGGATGAGCAAAGTGTTGAGCAATCCTTAAGTACCTTCTCAGGACATATGAAAAATATCGTAGAGATTATTAACCGCTCAGATGGGCGTTCATTGGTCTTGCTTGATGAAGTTGGGGCGGGGACAGACCCGACAGAAGGGGCAGCACTTGCCATGGGTATTTTGGCAGATCTCCATGAACGGGGGTGCCGTACAGTCTCGACCACTCACTATGGAGCCTTAAAGACGTTTGCTTATGATACACCACGTGTTAAGAACGCCTCTGTGGAATTTGATACGGAGACCTTGCGCCCAACGTACCGGTTGTTAGTCGGGATTCCTGGTAAAAGTAATGCGTTTACGATCGCTGGACGGCTGGGTTTAAGCGAGCGGGTCCTTGATCGAGCTAATACCTTTGTGACGGAACGGGAAATGCAAGTGGCTGATCTCATCGAGAACTTGGGAGAAACCCATCGGGAGATTGAATTAGAAAAGCAGAAAGCCAAAACGGGCCGACAAGCAGTGGAAAAGCAAAGTAAGGCTCTAGAAGAAAAAACGATACGCTTAGACGAGGAATTCGAGATATTATTGGCCTTGGCCAAAGATGAAGCCAGCGAATTGATTCGAGAGGCTAAACGGGAAGCGGATGCCTTAATCGAGGAGTTAAAGGCGGCTCTTAAAAAAGAAAACAAACAACAACAAGATATTGAGAAGGCCCGCCAGGGATTTCGTCGTATTTCAGCGAAGCTGGATCATGGCAGGCAAGTAAAACGTTCAGGAAGCGGATTGTCAGCAGATCAGATTATGCTAGGTCAGACGGTTTATATGACGAAACTCAGGCAGAAGGGGCAAGTGGTAAAGCTCCCAAATTCTAATGGCGAAGTCTTAGTTCAAGCGGGTATCATGAAGGTTATGGTGCCGCTGATAGAATTAAAATTGGCTCAGGAGGAGAAGAAGGTCTCGCCAAAATATTCCCGTGATATGGGTATTGGAATGCGTAAAGCGGAGGAAATCCGCAGTGAGATTGACCTGAGAGGGATGCTCGTCGAAGAGGGAACGGAGGCTCTAGACAAATATATGGATGACGCCGTTCTTGGCGGAATTGGCTTGATCTACGTTATTCACGGCAAAGGAACAGGGGCCATGCGAGCTGGCATACAGGATTTTCTGAAGGGGCACCCGCATGTTAAGAGCTTCAGGATCGGGGAATATGGCGAAGGGGACTCTGGAGTCACGGTTGTGGAGCTTAGGTGA